The following proteins come from a genomic window of Candidatus Methanoperedens sp.:
- a CDS encoding LemA family protein, with the protein MDILVVVSILVIILVIILLVSIIYFFSTYNRLKSLRNAADATLSQARVAMKKRLDMIEQLVEAVKSYAKFEKDTFEKITSLRVNVGKADTGELKKIDVESRGILGNIIAVAENYPALKTSETVTSLMASVKDVEDEIARHRYTYNNIIQEYNTMMDTIPSKFIGRGAGMSKKEYLDFFDEELKRPVVSWG; encoded by the coding sequence ATGGATATTTTAGTGGTAGTATCTATCCTTGTGATAATTCTTGTAATAATACTCCTTGTTAGCATCATCTATTTCTTTTCCACATACAACAGGCTCAAAAGCTTAAGGAATGCCGCAGATGCGACACTATCCCAGGCAAGAGTTGCGATGAAAAAGCGGCTCGACATGATCGAACAGCTTGTTGAGGCAGTTAAAAGCTATGCTAAGTTCGAAAAGGATACTTTTGAAAAAATAACGAGCCTGCGGGTAAACGTGGGAAAAGCAGATACGGGAGAACTTAAAAAAATTGATGTTGAAAGCCGCGGGATTCTTGGAAATATTATCGCAGTTGCTGAAAATTATCCTGCATTAAAAACTTCAGAAACCGTAACTTCATTGATGGCCTCGGTCAAAGATGTAGAGGATGAGATAGCAAGACACAGATATACATATAATAATATTATCCAGGAATATAATACCATGATGGATACTATTCCTTCAAAATTCATTGGACGCGGGGCTGGTATGAGCAAGAAGGAATATCTGGATTTCTTTGACGAGGAATTAAAAAGGCCAGTGGTGAGTTGGGGTTGA
- a CDS encoding DUF2207 domain-containing protein has protein sequence MNENKEIVILLIVVTWIGLAGLYLIGEFPGMENACGLGGCGDVYVDAYNANLYLNGTLEENFVYEIKGSGKYRMLYRDWKVPLSYGIPDTTIKTNPHIELVSISPPSGTFPYIKDFRGNTRVISNAEDVRYTNDISSLAMQNEAGSYKPGRFNAGNYNINYVFSLHPPLECDKEYCHLNLKLADEHLPYNKVIMIIYDPRGYISRLFEHSLMDVEKDGDTWIVKGRSPKNTLFEIEMLLDPAILEEMEGFPNSISDVQGKTLQANSKYSIFSQLSSALRAMVFLFPVLLVFIYYKFGREKSFTVPKFLSFVPGKRKPWLVNLVFRKDPFDYDENGFYATLLDLHKRELIKIETEGELRITLLKGHKNAEDEYETKVLKFLESYSINNVFDISEMEHKIEDLRNKIMEKSSEAEYDLNIIRDNMNDVMKVPQKKAANEFVRSGKKYTWMIFGFFLLVLVVTSYLLSIGIYTSLVLLLQTVPPLFVSSSLFGRWKENYYKEKLEWDAFKTFLSDFASIKKYAPQDIKMWQEWLVYGTTLGVGDKVVEAMKQLNIQIPEVHAVTYMPIYFRGAYGMTSPPSPPSSGGGGGFSGGGGFGGGGGFGGGGGGAR, from the coding sequence TTGAATGAAAATAAGGAAATCGTAATTTTATTAATTGTCGTGACGTGGATAGGTTTAGCCGGGCTTTACCTTATCGGGGAATTTCCTGGCATGGAGAACGCATGCGGTTTAGGAGGGTGCGGGGATGTTTATGTGGATGCCTACAATGCGAACCTGTACCTGAATGGGACACTTGAAGAAAATTTTGTTTATGAAATCAAAGGATCGGGTAAATACAGGATGCTATATCGGGACTGGAAAGTACCGCTTTCTTACGGGATACCTGATACAACAATAAAAACCAATCCTCACATAGAACTTGTCAGCATTTCTCCGCCATCCGGAACATTTCCTTATATCAAGGATTTTCGTGGCAATACCAGAGTGATCTCAAATGCAGAAGATGTCCGATATACTAATGATATTTCATCCCTTGCTATGCAGAACGAAGCAGGCAGCTACAAACCTGGAAGATTCAATGCCGGAAATTACAATATCAACTATGTTTTTAGTCTGCATCCTCCTCTTGAATGTGATAAAGAATACTGCCATCTGAATTTAAAACTCGCAGACGAGCATCTTCCATACAATAAGGTAATAATGATTATCTATGACCCCAGAGGCTATATTTCCCGGCTTTTTGAGCATTCATTAATGGATGTAGAGAAAGATGGCGATACATGGATTGTGAAAGGTAGAAGCCCGAAAAATACACTTTTTGAGATAGAGATGCTGCTTGATCCCGCTATTCTGGAGGAAATGGAAGGATTTCCAAATTCCATATCAGATGTCCAAGGAAAAACACTTCAAGCAAATTCCAAATATTCCATCTTTTCACAATTAAGTTCTGCTCTCAGAGCCATGGTGTTCCTTTTTCCTGTATTGCTTGTATTTATTTATTATAAATTCGGCAGGGAAAAAAGTTTCACAGTGCCAAAATTCCTGAGTTTTGTTCCAGGTAAACGTAAACCATGGCTTGTTAATCTTGTTTTTAGAAAAGATCCCTTTGACTATGATGAGAATGGATTTTATGCGACACTTCTTGACTTGCATAAAAGAGAACTCATTAAAATTGAAACCGAGGGAGAATTAAGGATAACTCTCCTGAAAGGACACAAAAACGCAGAGGATGAATACGAAACAAAAGTCCTGAAGTTTTTGGAGAGTTATTCTATAAACAATGTGTTTGATATCAGTGAAATGGAACACAAAATCGAAGATTTGCGGAATAAAATCATGGAGAAGAGTTCTGAGGCTGAATACGATTTGAATATTATTCGGGATAATATGAATGATGTAATGAAGGTTCCTCAGAAAAAGGCTGCCAATGAATTTGTAAGGAGCGGAAAGAAATACACATGGATGATATTCGGGTTTTTCCTATTAGTCCTGGTCGTTACTTCTTATCTCTTATCCATTGGCATATATACTTCCCTCGTCCTGTTACTACAAACTGTTCCCCCGTTATTTGTTTCATCTTCTCTTTTCGGAAGGTGGAAGGAAAATTATTATAAAGAGAAACTCGAATGGGATGCTTTCAAGACATTTCTTTCTGATTTCGCATCAATAAAGAAATACGCACCACAGGATATAAAGATGTGGCAGGAATGGCTTGTCTATGGAACAACGCTCGGCGTGGGGGATAAGGTTGTTGAAGCCATGAAACAGCTTAATATACAAATACCTGAAGTCCATGCAGTGACCTACATGCCGATATACTTCAGAGGCGCATATGGCATGACATCTCCACCATCCCCGCCTTCATCAGGTGGCGGCGGTGGATTCAGTGGCGGTGGCGGATTCGGCGGAGGCGGCGGATTTGGAGGCGGGGGAGGGGGAGCAAGATGA
- a CDS encoding nucleoside deaminase yields the protein MRNEKIKESGLKEIAKIGHENEKISKLRTWLLDYKFNNAYPDDKYVWLTNVLALKGVDSGNFGVGCILVDIHGNVVVQGHNEVFHPYFRSDRHAEMVVMDEFEDIQFDIPEVQGLTLYTSLESCPMCFVRLITSGVNKVLYASPDMTGGMVRKKKNLPKFWLDLYEGKVFSQARCSMELINAANGIFLLNVDELIKKIKNVHAMKKSS from the coding sequence ATGAGAAATGAAAAGATAAAAGAGTCAGGACTGAAAGAAATTGCAAAGATCGGTCATGAAAATGAAAAAATCAGCAAATTGAGAACCTGGCTTTTGGATTATAAATTCAACAACGCATATCCTGATGATAAATATGTCTGGCTGACAAATGTGCTGGCATTAAAAGGTGTGGATTCGGGTAATTTTGGTGTAGGATGTATTTTAGTTGATATTCATGGCAATGTAGTCGTTCAGGGTCACAACGAAGTGTTTCATCCGTATTTTCGAAGTGACAGGCATGCAGAAATGGTGGTTATGGACGAATTCGAAGACATACAATTTGATATTCCAGAGGTTCAAGGGCTTACATTATACACTTCCCTTGAATCCTGTCCGATGTGTTTTGTAAGGTTGATCACCTCAGGTGTTAACAAAGTCCTCTATGCTTCGCCAGATATGACTGGAGGTATGGTACGAAAAAAGAAGAATTTACCTAAATTCTGGCTTGATCTTTATGAAGGAAAAGTTTTCTCACAGGCCAGATGCTCCATGGAATTGATCAATGCTGCCAATGGAATATTTCTTCTAAATGTGGATGAATTAATTAAGAAAATTAAAAATGTTCATGCTATGAAGAAAAGTTCATGA
- a CDS encoding DUF89 family protein — protein MKTHPRCAPCLLSRVQFEAELSTKDVELQKKVIIAGIEVLRKYMVDGAATHLSTKIHREAYRILGDIDPYSEKKKESNAAAMKLLPMGREFVSEKDSFRRAVLLSIIGNSFDFGVLGFDADKATAKDAMQKQIEHGLDVDDSDKIKTMLSNVVYLADNCGEIVFDTLLFEQIKKLGGRITLVVRGAPILNDVTMKEALELGIDKMVDRILTTGSNAIGLCLQEAPPELVEALGNASLIISKGMANYETMSEYDFRPIAYLLKTKCESVAEAMGLKRNMNVARVEE, from the coding sequence TTGAAGACCCATCCCAGATGTGCGCCGTGTTTATTATCAAGAGTACAGTTCGAGGCAGAACTTTCCACAAAAGACGTGGAATTGCAGAAAAAAGTAATTATCGCAGGGATAGAAGTACTCAGGAAATACATGGTTGACGGGGCGGCGACGCATCTTTCCACAAAGATCCACAGGGAAGCATACAGGATCCTTGGGGATATTGATCCATATTCAGAGAAAAAAAAGGAAAGCAATGCGGCTGCAATGAAGCTTTTGCCCATGGGAAGGGAATTTGTTTCTGAAAAAGACTCATTCAGGCGCGCGGTGCTTTTATCAATTATTGGCAATTCGTTTGATTTCGGGGTACTCGGTTTTGACGCTGATAAAGCAACAGCAAAGGATGCCATGCAGAAGCAGATCGAACACGGGCTTGATGTGGATGATTCAGATAAGATAAAAACGATGCTGAGCAACGTCGTCTATCTTGCCGATAACTGTGGAGAGATCGTTTTTGACACATTGCTGTTTGAGCAGATAAAAAAGCTCGGAGGCAGAATCACCCTTGTTGTCAGGGGCGCGCCGATATTGAACGATGTCACCATGAAAGAAGCTCTGGAACTTGGTATCGATAAAATGGTTGACAGGATACTTACAACGGGTTCAAACGCCATCGGTTTATGTTTGCAGGAGGCGCCGCCAGAGCTTGTGGAGGCGCTGGGGAATGCGTCGCTGATAATCAGCAAGGGGATGGCGAATTATGAGACAATGTCTGAGTATGATTTCAGGCCGATAGCATATCTTTTGAAGACAAAATGCGAATCAGTGGCTGAGGCGATGGGACTTAAGAGGAATATGAACGTGGCGAGGGTGGAAGAGTGA
- the pscS gene encoding O-phospho-L-seryl-tRNA:Cys-tRNA synthase gives MDLNKYKNLTRGISDTYVNVHPIQRGGVLTAEARKALLEFGDGYSVCDYCFESRVDLVDKPPVHDFTGDVAEFLNMDDVRFTAGCRHAKWAVMHMVCEPGDTVVLDALAHYTSYLAAEANKLNIVEVPHNGYPMFEIDPQGYAVKFEEIEQKTGKLPSVAVLTHVDYRYGNIADAEKVGEICKEYGVPFLLNTAYSSGIMPVDGKKLHVDFLCGSGHKSWAASAPIGILATTYEWSTKVFNKSTCRGDWSGRGFTKKEVALFGCSPVFGAPVATLMASFPAVVERVKHWDKEVKNAQYFVNELEKIEGFHQMGVKPKQHPLMNFESLALHEIAEKDKRRGYFLYHELKKRKIVGLHPGMSKNFKINTYGLKSEQIEYVANAFKDIARENGIKVEE, from the coding sequence ATGGATCTTAACAAATATAAAAACCTTACCCGCGGTATCTCTGATACTTATGTGAACGTGCACCCCATCCAGCGTGGCGGGGTACTGACAGCAGAAGCGCGAAAAGCCCTTCTTGAATTCGGGGACGGTTATTCGGTATGCGATTATTGTTTCGAATCAAGAGTTGATCTTGTTGATAAACCCCCGGTTCACGATTTTACAGGGGATGTCGCAGAATTCCTTAATATGGACGATGTAAGGTTCACGGCAGGCTGCCGCCATGCGAAATGGGCTGTAATGCACATGGTTTGTGAGCCTGGTGATACCGTTGTTTTAGATGCTCTTGCCCATTATACCTCATATCTTGCCGCAGAGGCGAACAAATTAAACATTGTGGAAGTCCCGCATAACGGTTATCCCATGTTTGAAATTGACCCACAGGGGTATGCCGTTAAATTCGAAGAGATAGAGCAAAAGACAGGAAAACTCCCCTCAGTAGCAGTGCTTACGCATGTGGATTACAGGTATGGGAATATCGCTGATGCCGAAAAAGTCGGGGAGATATGCAAAGAATATGGTGTCCCGTTCCTTTTAAATACTGCTTATTCATCAGGAATAATGCCTGTTGATGGCAAGAAGCTCCATGTGGATTTCCTGTGCGGCTCAGGACATAAAAGCTGGGCAGCATCTGCACCTATCGGGATACTTGCAACAACTTATGAATGGAGCACGAAGGTGTTCAATAAATCAACATGCCGTGGGGACTGGAGCGGGCGTGGATTCACTAAAAAAGAAGTTGCATTGTTCGGCTGCTCGCCAGTGTTCGGGGCGCCCGTGGCAACGCTTATGGCCTCATTTCCTGCTGTTGTAGAACGTGTGAAGCACTGGGATAAAGAGGTAAAAAATGCACAGTATTTTGTAAATGAGCTTGAGAAGATCGAAGGGTTCCACCAGATGGGTGTCAAGCCAAAACAGCATCCTCTTATGAACTTTGAAAGCCTGGCACTTCATGAGATCGCAGAAAAGGATAAGCGCAGGGGATATTTCCTGTATCATGAGTTAAAAAAGAGAAAGATCGTTGGCCTTCATCCTGGTATGAGCAAGAATTTCAAGATCAATACTTATGGCTTGAAAAGTGAACAGATCGAATATGTGGCCAACGCCTTCAAGGATATAGCAAGAGAAAACGGAATAAAAGTCGAGGAATAA